A window of Oncorhynchus kisutch isolate 150728-3 linkage group LG10, Okis_V2, whole genome shotgun sequence contains these coding sequences:
- the LOC109884128 gene encoding fatty acid desaturase 2 → MGGGGQQTESSEPAKCDGGGPDGGRGGSAVYTWEEVQKHCHRSDQWLVIDRKVYNITQWAKRHPGGIRVISHFAGEDATEAFVAFHLDPNFVRKFLKPLLIGELAPTEPSQDHGKNAVLVQDFQALRDRVESEGLLRARPLFFSLYLGHILLLEALALGLLWVWGTSWSITLLCSLMLATSQAQAGWLQHDYGHLSVCKKSGWNHKLHKFVIGHLKGASANWWNHRHFQHHAKPNIFRKDPDINSLHVFVLGDKQPVEYGIKKLKYMPYHHQHQYFFLIGPPLIIPVFFNIQIFRTMFSQRDWVDLAWSMSFYLRFFCCYYPFFGFFGSVALISFVRFLESHWFVWVTQMSHLPMEMDHERQQDWLTMQLSATCNIEQSTFNDWFSGHLNFQIEHHLFPTMPRHNYHLVAPLVRALCEKHGVPYQVKTLQKGMTDVVRSLKKSGDLWLDAYLHK, encoded by the exons ATGGGGGGCGGAGGTCAGCAGACGGAGTCAAGCGAGCCGGCCAAGTGTGACGGGGGTGGGCCCGATGGAGGGCGAGGTGGCAGTGCAGTCTACACCTGGGAAGAGGTCCAGAAGCACTGCCACAGAAGCGACCAGTGGTTGGTCATCGACAGGAAGGTCTATAATATTACCCAGTGGGCGAAGAGACACCCGGGGGGCATCAGGGTCATCAGTCACTTTGCTGGAGAAGATGCCACG GAAGCATTTGTCGCATTCCATCTCGATCCGAATTTTGTCAGGAAGTTTCTGAAGCCGTTGCTGATTGGAGAGCTGGCACCGACAGAGCCCAGCCAGGACCATGGGAAAAAC GCAGTACTGGTGCAGGACTTCCAGGCCCTGCGCGACCGTGTGGAGAGTGAGGGTCTCCTCCGTGCCCGCCCCCTCTTCTTCAGCCTCTACCTGGGCCACATCCTGCTACTAGAGGCCCTGGCTTTGGGCCTGCTCTGGGTCTGGGGGACCAGTTGGAGCATCACACTGCTCTGTTCCCTCATGCTGGCCACGTCTCAG GCCCAAGCTGGCTGGCTGCAGCATGACTACGGCCACCTGTCAGTCTGCAAGAAATCCGGCTGGAACCACAAACTGCACAAGTTTGTCATTGGACACCTAAAG GGTGCCTCTGCTAACTGGTGGAACCATCGTCACTTCCAGCACCACGCTAAGCCCAACATTTTTCGTAAAGATCCTGATATCAACTCACTACATGTCTTCGTCCTGGGAGACAAACAGCCTGTAGAG TATGGTATAAAGAAGTTGAAGTACATGCCCTACCATCACCAACACCAGTACTTCTTCCTCA TTGGACCTCCACTaatcattccagtgtttttcaACATCCAGATATTTCGGACCATGTTTTCACAACGGGACTGGGTG GATCTGGCGTGGTCGATGAGTTTCTACCTTCGCTTCTTCTGCTGTTACTATCCCTTCTTTGGTTTCTTTGGCTCAGTAGCATTGATCAGCTTCGTCAG gtTTTTGGAAAGCCACTGGTTTGTATGGGTGACCCAGATGAGTCACCTTCCTATGGAGATGGATCACGAGCGACAACAGGACTGGCTCACCATGCAG TTGAGTGCTACTTGCAACATTGAACAGTCAACCTTCAACGACTGGTTCAGTGGACACCTCAACTTTCAGATTGAACACCA tCTGTTTCCTACCATGCCCCGTCATAACTACCACCTGGTAGCTCCTCTGGTTCGTGCTTTGTGTGAGAAACATGGAGTTCCCTACCAGGTCAAGACTTTGCAGAAAGGCATGACTGATGTTGTCAG GTCACTGAAGAAGTCAGGGGATCTGTGGCTGGATGCGTATCTCCATAAATAA